A single Thiothrix unzii DNA region contains:
- a CDS encoding putative toxin-antitoxin system toxin component, PIN family, with the protein MTTTQKRLVLDTNTLISAFVNESSASASFFRQVRRTHELLASTETIAELVKTIQKNKFNKSFEGREEKRKGLVIDYTDLVTVVIITQVSTECRDPKDNKFLSLALSGGADFIISGDKDLTVLNPYHGIRILTMREYADEVGIVL; encoded by the coding sequence ATGACCACCACGCAAAAACGGCTCGTACTGGATACGAACACCCTGATTAGTGCCTTTGTTAATGAATCTTCTGCCAGCGCCTCATTTTTTCGCCAAGTAAGGCGGACACACGAACTTTTGGCCTCCACCGAAACCATTGCAGAACTCGTCAAAACCATTCAAAAAAACAAATTCAACAAAAGCTTTGAAGGAAGGGAGGAAAAACGGAAAGGACTGGTTATTGATTACACCGACCTTGTGACGGTGGTTATTATTACTCAGGTTTCGACTGAATGCCGCGACCCAAAAGACAATAAATTCCTTTCCCTTGCCTTATCTGGCGGTGCGGATTTTATTATTTCAGGGGACAAGGATTTGACTGTGCTTAACCCCTACCACGGGATAAGGATACTCACCATGCGGGAATATGCTGATGAGGTCGGTATTGTTTTGTAG
- a CDS encoding type II toxin-antitoxin system prevent-host-death family antitoxin has product MQVLPSLEVKNKFGKFSTIVDRGEIVTVTKHGEPTMVVLPVRFAQEIQRALRRYYVTEKVKVSDGILEWLVELPLSEETATPAPAFDEEAEKQKIREMVAKELGIPVPKPSTREAALAAFDRYEEEALKNKQPPMTDEEEAEFMKLVDEAREEVWQEQQAEKAKLPVSASH; this is encoded by the coding sequence ATGCAAGTTTTGCCCTCCCTTGAGGTGAAAAATAAGTTTGGGAAGTTTTCCACCATCGTTGACCGTGGGGAAATCGTGACAGTCACCAAGCACGGGGAACCCACAATGGTGGTTCTCCCCGTCCGATTTGCCCAAGAGATACAAAGGGCTTTGAGGCGGTACTATGTCACCGAAAAAGTGAAAGTCAGCGATGGGATTTTAGAATGGTTGGTGGAACTTCCCTTGTCAGAGGAAACGGCTACACCCGCACCAGCCTTTGATGAAGAGGCGGAAAAACAAAAAATCAGGGAAATGGTAGCCAAAGAGTTGGGTATACCCGTCCCCAAGCCGTCTACCAGAGAAGCGGCTTTAGCCGCTTTTGACCGATACGAGGAAGAAGCCCTTAAGAATAAACAGCCCCCCATGACCGACGAGGAAGAGGCGGAATTTATGAAGCTCGTGGATGAGGCACGGGAAGAGGTATGGCAGGAACAGCAGGCAGAAAAAGCAAAGCTCCCCGTATCCGCCAGCCACTAA